The Oncorhynchus kisutch isolate 150728-3 unplaced genomic scaffold, Okis_V2 Okis02a-Okis13b_hom, whole genome shotgun sequence genome includes the window ATTAGTTATGGTATTGACTACGAGTATTAGTTATGCTACTGACTATGAGTATTAGTTATGGTATTGACTATGAGTATTAGTTATGATATTGACTGAGTATTAGTTATGATATTGACTATGAGTATTGGTTATGATATTGACTATGAGTATTAGTTATAATATTGACTATGAGTATTAGGTATGATATTGACTACGAGTTTTAGTTATGGTATTGACTATGAGTATCAGTTATGATATTGACTATGAGCATTATTAGTTAAGTAGATAATTAATCTGCTGACTCCTGCAGGTGTCCTGCTCTGTTGGTGGTGGGAGACAGCTCCCCTGCAGTCGAGGCTGTGGTCGAGAGCAACGCAAAGCTCAACCCAACACAGACCACACTGCTCAAGGTGAGTTTAATGTGTGGCTCAGACAGATGTAACAATTCATATTACTGTCAAAAGTACTTTGTAAGTAAAGATGCGCAACCACAATGTCATTGACCATCCCAGAACAATACATGTGATGGATAATGAGAAAGGGTTGTTGTGATCAAATGACGGTTGGTTGGCCAATGATCTTTTGTCTCTGTCCAATCAGATGGCTGACTGTGGAGGACTTCCCCAGGTGAGTCAGCCTGGCAAACTGACAGAGGCCTTCAAGTACTTCATCCAGGGCATGGGTTACAGTAAGTATCATGGGTTACAGTAAGTATCGTGGGTTACGGTAAGTATCGTGGGTTACAGTAAGTATCGTGGGTTACAGTAAGTATCGTGGTTTACATTAAGTATCGTGGGTTACAGTAAGTATCGTGGGTTACAGTAAGTATCGTGGGTTACAGTAAGTaccgtgggttacagtaagtACCGTGGGTTACACTAAGTATTGTGGGTTACAGTAAGTATCGTGGGTTACAGTAAGTATCGTGGGTTACAGTAAGTATCGTGGGTTACAGTAAGTATCGTGGGTTACAGTAAGTATCGTGGGTTACACTAAATATTGTGGGTTACAGTAAGTATCGTGGGTTACACTAAGTATCGTGGGTTACAGTAAGTATCATGGGTTACAGTAAGTATCATGGGTTACAGTAAGTATCATGGGTTACACTAAGTATCGTGGGTTACAGTAAGTATCGTGGGTTACAGTAAGTATCATGGGTTACGGTAAGTATCATGGGTTACAGTAAGTATCGTAACACACATTTCCACTATCCCTGCACCTAAACACACAATGTTTCTACATTATCCTTGCACCCAAACACACAATGTTTCTACATTATCCCTGCACCCAAACACACAATGTTTCTACATTATCCTTGCACCCAAACACACAATGTTTCTACATTATCCCTGCACCCAAACACACAATGTTTCTACATTATCCTTGCACCCAAACACACAATGTTTCTACATTATCCTTGCACCCAAACACACCATGTTTCTACATTATCCCTGCACCCAAACACACCATGTTTCTACATTATCCCTGCACCCAAACACACAATGTTTCCACTATCCCTGCACCCAAACACACAATGTTTCTACATTATCCTTGCACCCAAACACACAATGTTTCCACTATCCCTGCACCCAAACACACAATGTTTCTACATGATCCTTGCACCCAAACACAGTGTTTCTACATTATCCCTGCACCCAAACAAACAATGTTTCTACATTATCCCTGCACCCAAAcacacgtttccacttcacagaaGCTGTGAAGACTAGGGGCTCTATTCAAACGGTGTCCCCTCCGCTAAGACTAGGGGCTCTATTCAAACGGTGTCCCCTCCACTAAGACTAGGGGCTCTATTCAAACGGTGTCCCCTCCACTAAGACTAGGGGCTCTATTCAAACGGTGTCCCCTCCACTAAGACTAGGGGCTCTATTCAAACGGTGTTCCCTCCACTAAGACTAGGGGCTCTATTCAAACGGTGTTCCCTCCACTAAGACTAGGGGCTCTATTCAAACGGTGTTCCCTCCACTAAGACTAGGGGCTCTATTCAAACGGTGTTCCCTCCACTAAGACTAGGGGCTCTATTCAAACGGTGTCCCCTCCACTAAGACTAGGGGCTCTATTCAAACGGTGTCCCCTCCACTAAGACTAGGGGCTCTATTCAAACGGTGTCCCCTCCACTAAGACTAGGGGCTCTATTCAAACGGTGTCCCCTCCACTGAGACCAGGGGCTCTATTCAAACGGTGTCCCCTCCGCTAAGACTAGGGGCTCTATTCAAACGGTGTCCCCTCCACTGAGACCAGGGGCTCTATTCAAACGGTGTCCCCTCCACTAAGACTAGGGGCTCTATTCAAACGGTGTCCCCTCCACTAAGACTAGGGGCTCTATTCAAACGGTGTCCCCTCCACTAAGACTAGGGGCTCTATTCAAACGGTGTCCCCTCCACTAAGACTAGGGGCTCTATCCAAACGGTGTCCCCTCCACTAAGACTAGGGGCTCTATTCAAACAGTGTCCCCTCCACTAAGACTAGGGGCTCTATTCAAACGGTGTCCCCTCCACTAAGACTAGGGGCTCTATTCAAACGGTGTCCCCTCCACTAAGACTAGGGGCTCTATTCAAACGGTGTCCCCTCCACTAAGACTAGGGGCTCTATTCAAACGGTGTTGCTGAAGCGTTAGAAATGTAACAGTCATTTCCAGTCGAGGCGACGTACTGTGTGTAGCATTTTACCGTGAATGCCGTCTCTGCATTgcatttcaatcacgctgtaataCAGCATTtccgcgatacggattgaatagagccctcagGTCAAAGcaatacactatatagggaatagggtggacgtgacaattacattgatggaagctacactctatctgcaatattaaagctgatctaccccctaaacataaaaaaaaatatgtatgctATGCTTGTTATGCTATGTTATGTTAGATATACCAAGCTATGGtaactgtctctccttccttctcttagTGTCCTCAGCCAGCATGACCAGACTGGTGAGGTCCCGCACCGCCTCAGGCTCCAGCATCGCCTCCTGCGACAGCAGCAGGAGCCGCTCTCACGCCAACGACCACCAGCCCGCCCGGGAGCACACCGACGTGTCCATggagaatgtctccaacagcaccGTAGATCAGACCGTTGTCGTGTCCAGCAGCAAGACTGAGGACGTCTGCTAGTGCCCTGGTCACTGAAAGGTCATAGGTTGTctcctaaatggctccctatttcctttatagtgcagtacttttgactaTGTGGGAAATAGGGAACATTTGGGACACAACTCGTGTCCCTAAACCCTGACCTCATGACCCCAGTCCTGTCTACCCTACTGCCTGTGTTGCTGCTGACAATATACCTCATAACCCCTGTCCTGTCTACTGCCTGTGTTGCTGCTGACAAACCTCAtaacccctgtcctgtcctgtctacccTACTGCCTGTGTTGCTGCTGACAACAAACCTCATAACCCCTGTCCTGTCTACCCTACTGCCTGTGTTGCTGCTGACAACAAACCTCAtaacccctgtcctgtcctgtctacccTACTGCCTGTGTTGCTGCTGACAACAAACCTCATAACGCCTGTCCTGTCTACCCTACTGCCTGTGTTGCTGCTGACAACAAACCTCATAAcccctgtcatgtcctgtctacCCTACTGCCTGTGTTGCTGCTGACAACAAACCCCATAACCCCTGTCCTGTCTACCCTACTGCCTGTGTTGCTGCTGACAACAAACCCCAtaacccctgtcctgtccctACTGCCTGTGTTGCTGCTGACAACAAACCCCATAACCCCTGTCCTGTCTACCCTACTGCCTGTGTTGCTGCTGACAATAAACCACAACATATGGCTATGATAGACTGTCCTCTACCTATGCTCTGTTCTCACTGCATTGTGGGTAATAAGAGTTTATACCCAACGGTTGTCATACTGTATGTCATTTGGGTCATATGTAATCTGTATGgatgttcctctgtggaaatAGTATCTCTGATATGTTAGAATGTAACAATGCCAGGGGGGTTTTCCACCATTAACATGTCATGGACAGTTGTGGTGTTAAAGCCATCTGTGTCTATTGTCTGGCTTTTTATATGTGATGGATCAAACTGACGACTCCCTATTTTATAACATGAGACGTCTGTAATACATAATGACTGTAGCTATCAGTGATCCTAGGATGACGCTTAAATAACCCTGAGATAAGATGTATTAATGTTTGGTCAAATCTTTCAAATGATGAAAAACTGATTATATTACGATTTAAATGATATAGAAATGCAATGTATGTATAGTACCACTTTGTATTAAAGAAATAGCAAAAAAAATGCAGAAATTATTTTTACAAAATTTATTTGAAAAGATTTGTCACGACCCAAATCTTAATACTTTGTATTTATTTGAACCAATCAAATGTGACTTCCTGGATGAGTTTGTTTGTTGTTTATGATGACATTTGATATGGTACATGGTTTACTAGAGTATTGACCAATGAAATAAATGACAACACTTATTGAGCTGATCAATCAAGTTTCAATCAATAAAAAGTTGATACACTTTTAACCTCGTAGAGCTCAAATAATAACTGACTTGACAACGCAGACATTGAGACAAACACTATTATTGTTCACTAAGAGTCAATGGAAATCAATGCAAAACTGAGAAAATGTGAGAGAATCTTGTCTGATATACTGTACACTTTGCAGTAAACTACAAAATACTTGACTAAATGTTGAGCACAACAGTACATACACAGTAAGCTTAATGACATGGCACAAAAAGAGGGAAACAGAAGAGTACACAACAGGATGACCACTCCAGTGGTTAATGCCCTAACTTGGTAGAAGATTATCCCCATATGAATATGATGCATAATTACAATAGGTTTGACCCCTGTGTCCTACTATGGTATCATCACAAATACATGATCAACTTCCTTtaatatactgagtgtacaaaacattccatgacagactgaccaggtgaatacaggtgaaagatatgatcccttactgatgtcactttgttaaatccacttcaatcagtgtagatgaaggggaggagacgggttaaagaatgattttaaagccttgagacatggattgtgtctgtgtgccattcagacagTGACAAAAGATgtcagtgcctttgaacggggtatggtagtaggtgccaggtgaaccggtttgtatcaagaactgcaacgctgctgggtttttcacgctcaacagtttcctgtgtgtatcaagaatggtccaccactcaaaggacatccagccaatttgacacaactgtgggaagcattgaagtcaacatgggccagcatccctgtggaatgctttggacaccttttagagtcaacatgggccagcatccctgtggaatgcttttgacaccttgtagagtcaacatgggccagcatccctgtggaatgcttttgacaccttgtagagtcaaaatgggccagcatccctgtggaatgcttttgacaccttgtagagtcaacatggaccagcatccctgtggaatgcttttgacaccttgtagagtccacatgggccagcatccctgtggaatgcttttgacaccttgtagagtccacatggaccagcatccctgtggaatgcttttgacaccttgtagagtccacatggaccagcatccctgtggaatgcttttgacaccttgtagagttcacatgggccagcatccctgtggaatgcttttgacaccttgtagagtccacatggaccagcatccctgtggaatgctttggacaccttgtagagtccacatggaccagcatccctgtggaatgctttggacaccttgtagagtccacatggaccagcatccctgtggaatgctttggacaccttgtagagttcattctctgatgaattgaattgaaaaacAACTACATCCCTTTTCCTTTCATTGAATGGAGGTTAAATAATTGATAAACTCTgtgcattatttatttttattttttatcaagaTTATAATGAAGAGTTTGGGCAGGGTTCAACTGCAATGTTCTTCAATCCTACTCCTGGTGACCTTAGGGGTGTGCAGGCTTTGTTCCAGCCTGGTACTTGAACATCTAATTCAACTAAGCAACAAATCATCAATCCCTTTATTCCAAGGAATGTAAAGCTGGAGTCAATAATAACCTAAATGAACCTGTCCTCTGCTCAGTTCTCCCCAGTCGAATCATACCAAAGACTCTAaaaacgcttggcattcagcatTCAGGAGATGTATTTGGGTAAAAGGCCCCGAGGCAGACTAGTGTCTTACCCAGGGGTTGTACTTGTACACTAAACTacctcatgctacagaaacaggagatggtcTCCTGCCCTGTGGGCCGTACGTTCAGGCTCGGACAAGGCTGCTCAGTTGTCAGTTGATGACGTCATTGTGGTCGTAGTAGTGCTCCAGCTCAGAGAAGATATCGTTGGGGTTCCTGCAGCTGAGGTTACAGAAGCAGGCGTTGATCCACATCACCTGCCATGTCAGAGTGGCTCCGTTGGGACACTCGAACTCCACCTCGATAGTCTTGGACTTGTAAGGGATGCAGCAGCGATCGTCTGTGGCCACGCAGACACCACAGTATTTTGGACGGTAGGGCTTCTTGCTGTTGCAGCCTGAGATTGTGAAGTTCTGGCTCTGCTCTTCCCTGTAAATGTTCAGACACTTCTTCCCTGGCTGAGGGGTTCATAGGTCAACATGTGTCAGAATCAACACTTGAGTGGTTGACATATGGAGTCAGAATACCGTTACACTGTCAAAACGATGTTCAACTGTATTGAGAAAACATATGTCACCCAGTTGACTTTAAAACCATGTTCATATGCACAATACATGAGTTGATGAAGTTGGGGCTGGTTTCATTGAAAGCAAAAGTGAGAGATATTGTGTGCGTCTAtaaagtgtactacttttgaccagggaccaacctattccctatagagtgcactacttttgaccagagccctatgggtagtacactttatacggaatagggtgccatttagggcaCAAGCCATGACAGATGTTCTCACCTTGATGTGCTTGGTGATGTCCACGTCACAGGGCCGGATGTTGCAGAGGCGCGACTCCTTGATCAACTCACACTGGTCGTTGGCGTTGGAGATCCTCAGGGACAGGCCACGTCCACAGGTCTTGGAACACGGGGACCAGGAGGTTGTCTGGGTAATGCAGTTCTTATGCCAGACCTCATTGTGGCTGGCGCGCACTGCCATGTCAACAGAGGAACAGACTCCTGATTAGGGATGCCAAATTCCGGTaactcccccccccaaaaaacacccaggttttccagaaatactGGTTGGAAGACTCCTGGATTCCCTGCTTAATCCTTCCTGATTTCAGGAATCTTCCAAACGGGTTTTCTGGGAAACCAATGGgccccatagtgctctggtcaaaagtagtgcactacaaaggacatagggtaccatttgagatgcATCCCATAGAATGTAGTAGTGTACCTATCTCCGCATGCTTGGGGTCTGCCTTGCGCGTCTTCCTGGGCTCGTCACAGATCCACTGCTCACAGCATCGACCCGGCAGTTTGACCCGCCTGGGCGTCTGGCACCACACCCGGGGTGGTTGGGAGTCTGTGCAGAGCGGCACACAACCGATGGCGCCGTTTACACACAGACAGCGGTACTTACAGCTGGGTTGGAAGCTCTGACCGTTCCGGTAGATCACTCCGTCGTACTCGCAGCCTGTGCCCACCATGTCTGTTTGATAGAtcatgtaaaaaaataataagaatcaGCGCTACACAGTAAAGTACATCCCCTATAGGGATACATAGGAAAACAAGAAGCACGTTATAGTTGAGACTGTTCAATGTCGGCATTCCAGCTCTAAACGCCTTCCTCAAGAAAGACCCGTGTGTCAATGCACTGTGGCACACGAAGAAATACATGCATCAATTCAGTTGTCGAATCAAAACAACGTCCATTCTCATTACTGAATCTATATTTACAAACGGACTTCACAGCACAGATGGAGATGATACAAAAGATACAACTCAAAGAGGAAAGTTATCTGACACTTACAGGCACATACTCCTTTTTCGTACCTCGGCTTGTCCACGCTGTAGTCACAGTACAGTCCCTTATGGTAGTCACAGACGTCCGCCTCGTTGCAGGTCTCCCCCACCTGCTTGGAACAGGCCT containing:
- the LOC109877008 gene encoding WNT1-inducible-signaling pathway protein 1-like isoform X1, translated to MSSTTVKNVPGRTTSFHNTFGVFSQHPTAMPPLTPTIELYNRTAYCKWPCKCAKSAPLCPPGVSVLMDGCDCCKACSKQVGETCNEADVCDYHKGLYCDYSVDKPRYEKGVCAYMVGTGCEYDGVIYRNGQSFQPSCKYRCLCVNGAIGCVPLCTDSQPPRVWCQTPRRVKLPGRCCEQWICDEPRKTRKADPKHAEIVRASHNEVWHKNCITQTTSWSPCSKTCGRGLSLRISNANDQCELIKESRLCNIRPCDVDITKHIKPGKKCLNIYREEQSQNFTISGCNSKKPYRPKYCGVCVATDDRCCIPYKSKTIEVEFECPNGATLTWQVMWINACFCNLSCRNPNDIFSELEHYYDHNDVIN
- the LOC109877008 gene encoding WNT1-inducible-signaling pathway protein 1-like isoform X2, with the translated sequence MRWLLPWILIVASTHQVFSQHPTAMPPLTPTIELYNRTAYCKWPCKCAKSAPLCPPGVSVLMDGCDCCKACSKQVGETCNEADVCDYHKGLYCDYSVDKPRYEKGVCAYMVGTGCEYDGVIYRNGQSFQPSCKYRCLCVNGAIGCVPLCTDSQPPRVWCQTPRRVKLPGRCCEQWICDEPRKTRKADPKHAEIVRASHNEVWHKNCITQTTSWSPCSKTCGRGLSLRISNANDQCELIKESRLCNIRPCDVDITKHIKPGKKCLNIYREEQSQNFTISGCNSKKPYRPKYCGVCVATDDRCCIPYKSKTIEVEFECPNGATLTWQVMWINACFCNLSCRNPNDIFSELEHYYDHNDVIN